The following coding sequences lie in one Zingiber officinale cultivar Zhangliang chromosome 2B, Zo_v1.1, whole genome shotgun sequence genomic window:
- the LOC122048556 gene encoding zinc finger MYM-type protein 1-like codes for MTSPHRRATVEPGNLLTRNWNSLWEDVKDGGHAMARKAGFSSQGRGAGCTDDEAEGHLGPGIISPILQKFFIGHKGKSGSTASPEVQHLLELNHEYLERRAESILDIVDCSTSITLVNEGFDNWKRVNQGKTCAFLAHIGSAASSPHTMCERKAENLMRPSQHIDNVMHAQSKEEKEKNRLRLRTSIVTVRWLALQGCAFRGNDESLSSSNHGNFLELVKAFAKMSTEIDEVVLENAPKNAQYIAPEIQKEILHIMANRVRKMVREEVSDKCFCILVDEARDISKREQMTIILRFVNNYGILTERFFAIKSVSDSTSLNLKKEISNVLVHHDLQVKKIRGQGYDGASNMRGAWNGLQALFLRDCPYAYYVHCFAHRLQLTLVSATKDVSVIWEFFSHLDNIVNIVTSYTKRIAELHTAQRIEIEHMLAIGERDSGSGANQIGNLHRAGATRWSSHYDSVKSLIGMYAAICKVFEVLSDHSPNGRAKAEVRGIYRNMASFEFVFILHLMHKIMRTIDTLCQILQRKSQDILSAVTFVSTTKTILQELRECGWEEFLHEVKVFCTRNEIDVPDFDCLYKIGRSRQQTTVEHHYHFDVFNAAIDFILVELNTRFNESSWNLFLLVPL; via the exons ATGACAAGCCCGCACAGAAGGGCGACGGTGGAGCCGGGGAACCTCTTGACGAGAAACTGGAACTCGCTGTGGGAGGATGTGAAGGATGGCGGGCATGCGATGGCGAGAAAGGCGGGCTTTTCGTCTCAGGGACGCGGAGCTGGATGTACTGACGATGAGGCTGAGGGGCATCTGGGTCCAG GGATTATCAGTCCGATTCTACAAAAGTTTTTCATCGGCCacaagggtaaatcgggaagcactgCCAGTCCAGAAGTTCAACATCTTTTGGAATTGAACCACGAGTACTTAG AGAGGAGAGCTGAGAGCATATTGGATATTGTTGATTGTTCCACTAGCATCA CATTGGTCAATGAAGGATTTGACAATTGGAAAAGGGTAAATCAAGGAAAAACATGTGCATTTCTTGCACATATTGGTTCTGCAGCTTCTTCGCCTCATACTATGTGCGAGAGAAAGGCTGAAAATTTGATGAGACCCTCGCAACATATTGATAATGTCATGCATGCCCAATCtaaagaggaaaaagaaaaaaatcgtTTGCGTTTGCGGACCTCAATTGTCACTGTTCGCTGGCTAGCTCTTCAAGGGTGTGCCTTTAGAGGTAATGATGAATCTCTATCTTCATCTAATCAtgggaattttcttgaattagtAAAGGCTTTTGCAAAAATGAGTACAGAAATTGATGAAGTTGTACTTGAGAATGCTCCAAAAAATGCTCAATATATTGCTCCAGAAATTCAGAAAGAGATTTTACATATTATGGCTAATAGAGTACGAAAGATGGTTCGTGAAGAAGTTAGTGATAAATGTTTCtgtattcttgttgatgaagCACGAGATATATCTAAACGAGAGCAAATGACCATTATCTTGAGGTTTGTGAATAATTATGGGATTTTGACAGAAAGATTTTTTGCCATTAAAAGTGTTAGCGATAGTACCTCATTGAACCTGaaaaaagaaatatcaaatgttCTTGTTCATCATGACCTACAAGTTAAGAAAATCAGAggccaaggatatgatggtgctagCAATATGCGTGGCGCATGGAATGGACTTCAGGCATTATTTCTCAGAGATTGTCCCTATGCATACTATGTCCATTGCTTTGCCCATCgattacaactcacattagtttctgcAACCAAGGATGTCAGTGTTATTTGGGAATTCTTTTCTCATTTGGATAATATAGTAAATATTGTTACTTCTTATACTAAACGCATTGCTGAGTTACATACTGCACAGAGAATTGAAATCGAGCATATGTTGGCAATTGGAGAACGTGATTCTGGAAGTGGGGCTAATCAGATTGGTAATTTGCATCGAGCGGGAGCTACTCGTTGGAGTTCTCACTATGACTCAGTAAAAAGCTTGATAGGTATGTATGCTGCAATTTGCAAAGTTTTTGAAGTTCTTAGTGACCATTCTCCAAATGGAAGGGCTAAGGCTGAAGTTCGAGGGATTTATAGAAATATGGCAAGTTTTGAATTTGTGTTCATTTTGCATTTAATGCATAAAATTATGAGAACAATAGATACTCTTTGTCAAATTCTTCAAAGAAAATCTCAAGATATTTTGTCTGCTGTTACATTTGTCTCTACTACCAAAACTATCCTTCAAGAACTTAGAGAATGCGGGTGGGAAGAATTTCTTCATGAAGTGAAAGTTTTTTGTACGAGAAATGAAATTGATGTGCCTGACTTTGATTGTCTATATAAGATTGGTCGTTCCCGTCAGCAAACTACAGTTGAACATCATTACCACTTTGATGTTTTTAATGCAGCAATAGATTTTATCTTGGTGGAGTTAAATACTCGATTTAATGAGTCATCGTGGAACTTATTTCTCTTAGTACCGCTTTAG